tgCTGTGAATGGATTTGGAGGTCCAATCATCAGCTTCTGTTCCGTTGATTTCTTTCCTTAGAAATTTTTGGACGAGTGAGGGCCGTACCCCGCTGCCACGTAATGTGGTTCCTGGAGAGCGTAGGCCGCACGATGACGGGACCCAGTGACGTAGGGAGGACACGAGGACGGCGCCATCGTCTGGGCCAGGCACAGGGTGGCCACCCGAACGTGCTGACCCCGGACAGGATCCCCGAATTTTTCATCCCGCCCTCACTCGCACCCGGGAGGGGGTCTCCCTCCCGCCCGTGGAGGGAGCGGCCCACCCGGGGCGAaagggagggaaaggaggaggaagaggggcCTGCAGGCCTCATCCCGCGGCACGCTAACCCTGGGGAGATTGTCTGCCTTTCTGAGAGCCCGCACACCCGCCGGAAGGAGTCACTTTTCCATGGCCCTGATCTCTGCCACCCCGGGGAGAGCCCTCCCAAGGCCTGGTACAGGGCCCCGAGCCTGAGCACTAGGCCTGAGTCTCAGGCCCGAGAATCAAGCCTGAGCACGAGGCCCGAGGCTTGGAGTTTGAACACTAGGCCCAAGGCTCAGAACTGGGCTGAAAGCCTGAGGTCTACGCCAGAGGCCCGGAGCCTGAATACTCGGCCTGAGGCCCGAAGCTGGACCCAAAGCCTGAGGCCTAAGCCCAAAGCCCAGAGCCTGAATACTAGGCCCAAGGCCTGGAGCTGGGCCCAGATGTTGAGATCCAGGCCTGTGTCCCAGAGCTGGGCACAGAGCCTAAGGCCCGGAGGCCTCCTGGACAGCGACACCGCCTCCTCCTCGGCTGAGTCCTCGCCCTTCAACTCTCCCTCGCCCGCTCGCTTGCCGCACTGGGCCCTCACTGTAGACGACGATGACAGCAGCTCCTCCGAGAGCAGCCCCGTGGTCCACCGGAGGGCGGGGCGGGATTTGGGAGGCCCCCTCCGCTACCCAGCAAACCCCCGATGGCAGCACCCGTGGGGCCcggcagaggaggaggaggggtgcTGGGTCACTCTGGACACCGGGGGCAGGCTCCTTCTGTTGTCAGAATACACGGCAGAGAGCCGGCTCCTCCGCGTAAGGCTGGTGAGCGGGCGGGGCCTGTACCCGGACTCCTTCCCCGTCGCAGGGGTCAGCTGCTGCGCTGCCCTCTGCCTCTTGCCCG
The DNA window shown above is from Chiloscyllium punctatum isolate Juve2018m chromosome 2, sChiPun1.3, whole genome shotgun sequence and carries:
- the LOC140492991 gene encoding C2 calcium-dependent domain-containing protein 4C-like; this encodes MWFLESVGRTMTGPSDVGRTRGRRHRLGQAQGGHPNVLTPDRIPEFFIPPSLAPGRGSPSRPWRERPTRGEREGKEEEEGPAGLIPRHANPGEIVCLSESPHTRRKESLFHGPDLCHPGESPPKAWYRAPSLSTRPESQARESSLSTRPEAWSLNTRPKAQNWAESLRSTPEARSLNTRPEARSWTQSLRPKPKAQSLNTRPKAWSWAQMLRSRPVSQSWAQSLRPGGLLDSDTASSSAESSPFNSPSPARLPHWALTVDDDDSSSSESSPVVHRRAGRDLGGPLRYPANPRWQHPWGPAEEEEGCWVTLDTGGRLLLLSEYTAESRLLRVRLVSGRGLYPDSFPVAGVSCCAALCLLPGRTQQQRSTVVRRSRSPVFDQAFVFEGVAVGDLHDKALGLKVINKGSRMRRDCVLGQSQLGLAAILSGNHTLAKG